From one Bacillus sp. FJAT-42376 genomic stretch:
- a CDS encoding MarR family transcriptional regulator, with protein MIKDKPSGNGHVADIEKALRRISGNIKQKGREILNQYKITPPQFVALQWLLDYGDMTVGDLAGRMYLACSTTTDLVDRMEKANFVVRIRDGNDRRVVRVHLLEEGERIIEEVIVKRQDYLNELLIHFDESERLTFERLLNKLQQEMNEE; from the coding sequence ATGATAAAAGATAAACCTTCTGGAAATGGCCATGTAGCGGATATCGAAAAGGCGCTCAGGCGGATTTCGGGGAATATTAAACAAAAGGGCAGAGAAATACTTAACCAATATAAAATTACTCCGCCGCAGTTTGTTGCTCTTCAATGGCTTCTGGACTACGGCGATATGACAGTGGGAGACCTGGCGGGCCGCATGTATTTAGCGTGCAGTACAACGACCGATCTCGTTGACCGCATGGAGAAGGCAAATTTTGTTGTGCGAATCAGGGATGGAAATGACCGGAGGGTTGTAAGGGTCCATCTTCTTGAAGAAGGAGAAAGAATCATTGAAGAGGTCATCGTAAAAAGGCAGGACTATTTGAATGAACTTCTCATTCACTTTGATGAGTCCGAAAGGCTCACTTTTGAACGTCTGCTGAATAAACTGCAACAGGAAATGAATGAAGAATGA
- the gerE gene encoding spore germination transcription factor GerE has product MKDKEFQSKPLLTKREREVFELLVQDKTTKEIAGELFISEKTVRNHISNAMQKLGVKGRSQAVVELLRMGELEL; this is encoded by the coding sequence TTGAAGGACAAAGAGTTTCAATCTAAGCCATTACTCACGAAAAGAGAAAGAGAAGTATTCGAACTATTGGTTCAAGATAAAACAACAAAAGAAATAGCAGGAGAGCTCTTCATAAGTGAAAAAACAGTTCGAAACCATATTTCGAATGCGATGCAAAAGCTTGGAGTCAAGGGGCGTTCACAAGCGGTTGTAGAGCTCCTTCGGATGGGTGAACTAGAGCTCTGA
- the sdhB gene encoding succinate dehydrogenase iron-sulfur subunit, translated as MSEKKTIRFVISRQDSPEAAPYDEEFELEYRPNMNVISALMEIRRNPVNAKGEKTTPITWDMNCLEEVCGACSMVINGKPRQSCTALVDKLEQPIRLAPMKTFPVVRDLQVDRSRMFDSLKKVKAWIPIDGTYDLGPGPRMPEKKRQWAYELSKCMTCGVCLEACPNVNSKSNFIGPAPLSQVRLFNAHPTGAMNKSERLDALMGDGGLQDCGNSQNCVQSCPKGIPLTTSIAALNRDTNLQAFRNFFGSDRA; from the coding sequence ATGAGTGAGAAAAAAACCATTCGTTTTGTAATTTCGCGCCAGGATTCTCCTGAAGCCGCTCCTTATGATGAGGAATTTGAGCTTGAGTACCGGCCGAATATGAATGTTATTTCAGCTCTAATGGAAATCAGAAGAAATCCTGTGAATGCCAAAGGGGAAAAAACAACTCCGATTACATGGGATATGAACTGTCTGGAAGAAGTGTGCGGTGCATGCTCAATGGTAATTAACGGGAAACCGCGCCAGTCCTGTACAGCCCTTGTGGATAAACTGGAGCAGCCGATCCGCCTTGCTCCGATGAAAACATTCCCTGTCGTCCGCGATCTTCAAGTAGACCGCAGCAGAATGTTTGATTCCCTTAAGAAAGTAAAAGCGTGGATTCCGATCGATGGAACGTATGACCTTGGTCCTGGACCGCGTATGCCGGAGAAAAAGCGCCAATGGGCGTATGAGCTGTCCAAATGCATGACTTGCGGGGTTTGTCTGGAAGCCTGCCCGAATGTAAACAGCAAATCCAACTTCATTGGACCTGCTCCGCTCTCACAAGTCCGCTTGTTCAACGCCCATCCTACAGGAGCTATGAACAAATCAGAGCGTCTTGATGCTTTAATGGGAGACGGCGGTCTTCAGGACTGCGGTAACTCTCAAAACTGTGTGCAGTCCTGTCCGAAAGGCATACCGCTTACAACCTCTATAGCTGCTTTAAACCGAGATACAAATCTCCAGGCCTTCCGCAATTTCTTTGGAAGCGACAGAGCCTGA
- the sdhA gene encoding succinate dehydrogenase flavoprotein subunit → MNNNRVIIVGGGLAGLMATIKAAEKGVSVDLFSLVPVKRSHSVCAQGGINGAVNTKGEGDSPWEHFDDTVYGGDFLANQPPVKAMCEAAPSIIHLLDRMGVMFNRTPEGLLDFRRFGGTQHHRTAFAGATTGQQLLYALDEQVRRYEVAGLVRKFEGWEFLGAVIDDDRVCRGITAQNLSSMEIKSFRSDAVIMATGGPGIVFGKSTNSVINTGSAASIVYQQGAYYSNAEFIQIHPTAIPGDDKLRLMSESARGEGGRVWTYKDGKPWYFLEEKYPAYGNLVPRDIATREIFDVCVNQKLGINGENMVYLDLSHKDPKELDIKLGGIIEIYEKFMGDDPRKVPMKIFPAVHYSMGGLWVDYDQMTNIPGLFAAGECDYSMHGANRLGANSLLSAIYGGMVAGPSAARYIQGLESYAEDMPSSVFERHEKEEQAKWEGIMSMDGNENAYVLHRELGEWMTANATVVRYNDKLLETDEKIQELIQRYDRININDTAKWSNQGAAFTRQLKNMLNLSRTIVLGAYNRNESRGAHYKPDFPERNDEDFLKTTMAKFTGDHEAPALHYEEVDTSLIAPRKRDYSKKKGAKA, encoded by the coding sequence ATGAACAACAATCGTGTAATTATCGTCGGCGGCGGTTTGGCCGGGCTGATGGCTACTATAAAGGCTGCCGAAAAAGGAGTCAGTGTCGATCTGTTCTCATTGGTTCCTGTAAAGCGTTCTCACTCAGTGTGCGCGCAGGGCGGAATCAATGGAGCGGTGAATACAAAAGGAGAAGGGGATTCTCCTTGGGAACATTTTGATGACACGGTATACGGAGGGGATTTCCTCGCGAATCAGCCTCCTGTTAAAGCGATGTGCGAAGCAGCACCTTCCATTATTCATCTGCTTGACCGTATGGGCGTTATGTTCAACAGGACACCGGAAGGGTTGCTCGATTTCCGCCGTTTTGGAGGAACCCAGCATCACCGTACCGCGTTTGCCGGTGCCACGACCGGCCAGCAGCTTTTATATGCTTTGGATGAGCAAGTGCGCCGCTATGAGGTGGCCGGGCTTGTCAGAAAGTTTGAAGGATGGGAGTTCCTTGGAGCGGTAATCGATGATGACCGTGTATGCCGGGGTATTACAGCTCAGAATCTTTCTTCTATGGAGATTAAATCGTTCCGTTCCGACGCTGTTATAATGGCGACCGGCGGACCTGGAATTGTTTTTGGAAAATCAACGAACTCTGTGATTAATACAGGATCTGCAGCCTCAATTGTTTATCAGCAGGGTGCATACTACTCCAACGCAGAATTTATCCAGATCCATCCGACGGCCATCCCTGGAGATGATAAGCTGCGTCTGATGAGTGAATCAGCCCGCGGTGAAGGCGGACGCGTGTGGACGTATAAGGACGGGAAGCCTTGGTATTTCCTTGAAGAAAAATATCCTGCGTACGGCAACCTTGTACCGAGGGATATTGCCACAAGAGAAATTTTCGATGTATGTGTGAATCAGAAGCTTGGCATCAACGGAGAAAACATGGTTTATCTGGATCTTTCCCATAAGGATCCGAAAGAGCTTGATATCAAGCTTGGCGGAATTATAGAAATCTATGAAAAATTCATGGGAGACGATCCGCGTAAAGTTCCGATGAAAATATTCCCTGCTGTTCATTATTCAATGGGCGGTTTATGGGTTGATTATGACCAGATGACCAACATTCCGGGATTGTTCGCAGCGGGTGAATGTGACTACTCCATGCATGGAGCCAACCGTCTTGGGGCTAACTCCCTTCTTTCTGCGATTTACGGAGGAATGGTAGCGGGTCCGAGCGCTGCGAGATATATTCAAGGACTTGAAAGCTATGCAGAGGATATGCCTTCCAGCGTATTTGAACGGCATGAAAAAGAAGAGCAGGCGAAATGGGAAGGAATTATGAGCATGGACGGAAATGAAAATGCTTATGTTCTTCACAGAGAGCTTGGCGAATGGATGACCGCAAATGCGACGGTAGTCCGCTACAACGATAAACTTCTGGAAACAGACGAGAAAATTCAGGAATTGATCCAGCGCTATGACCGCATCAATATTAACGATACGGCAAAATGGAGCAATCAGGGGGCTGCCTTTACCCGCCAGCTGAAAAATATGCTCAATCTTTCCCGTACGATTGTACTCGGTGCATATAACCGTAATGAAAGCCGCGGTGCCCATTACAAGCCTGACTTTCCTGAACGGAATGATGAAGACTTCCTGAAAACAACAATGGCGAAATTCACCGGCGACCACGAAGCGCCTGCACTCCACTACGAAGAAGTGGATACATCCCTGATTGCACCTAGGAAAAGGGATTATTCCAAGAAGAAAGGAGCAAAAGCATGA
- a CDS encoding succinate dehydrogenase cytochrome b558 subunit, translated as MAGNKEFAVRRLHSLLGVIPVGIFLIQHLVVNNFATRGEQAFNDAAHFMESLPFRIVLETVIIFLPLLFHAIYGVYIAFTAKNNASRYSYFRNWMFVLQRVTGIVTFVFVAWHVWETRIAAAFGAEVNFSMMENILSNPWMVAFYVIGIISTVFHFANGLWSFCVTWGITVTPRSQLISTYVTLAIFAALAYVGVTSIFAFV; from the coding sequence ATGGCTGGTAATAAGGAGTTTGCGGTGCGCAGACTGCACTCGCTGCTGGGGGTTATTCCTGTTGGAATCTTCCTGATTCAGCATCTTGTCGTTAACAACTTTGCTACTAGGGGAGAACAAGCATTTAATGATGCTGCTCATTTTATGGAAAGCCTTCCATTCAGGATTGTGCTTGAGACGGTAATCATTTTCCTGCCGCTATTATTCCATGCTATTTATGGTGTTTATATTGCTTTTACGGCGAAAAATAATGCTTCCCGCTACAGCTATTTCAGAAACTGGATGTTTGTCCTTCAGCGTGTAACCGGTATCGTCACATTCGTATTCGTTGCCTGGCATGTCTGGGAAACAAGAATTGCGGCTGCGTTTGGTGCAGAAGTCAACTTTTCAATGATGGAAAATATTTTAAGCAATCCGTGGATGGTCGCATTTTATGTGATCGGTATCATTTCCACTGTCTTCCATTTCGCGAATGGCCTCTGGTCTTTCTGCGTTACATGGGGAATTACTGTAACTCCTCGTTCGCAGCTTATTTCTACTTATGTAACACTGGCTATCTTCGCCGCTTTGGCTTATGTAGGTGTTACTTCAATCTTTGCATTCGTATAA
- a CDS encoding YslB family protein, which produces MRNQVEADALEELHVPAFGHELLREVLLPEILGQEYPSMLYWAGRKLARHYPLETAEELPQFFALAGWGTLSLIHRKQGEMEFELSSDLIDARFKSQKEPSFQLEAGFLAEQVQTIGKHAAEAYEQVKRRSGKVMLTVKWDKKDQIDE; this is translated from the coding sequence ATCCGTAATCAGGTAGAAGCAGATGCATTGGAAGAGCTGCATGTCCCTGCATTTGGGCATGAGCTGCTTCGTGAAGTGCTGCTTCCTGAGATCCTTGGACAGGAATATCCGTCCATGCTTTATTGGGCTGGCAGAAAGCTTGCCAGACACTACCCGCTTGAAACAGCTGAAGAACTGCCTCAGTTTTTTGCTCTTGCAGGCTGGGGAACACTCTCCCTTATACATAGGAAACAAGGCGAAATGGAATTTGAATTGTCTTCAGACCTTATCGATGCGCGCTTCAAATCTCAGAAAGAGCCTTCCTTCCAGCTTGAAGCGGGATTTTTAGCCGAACAGGTACAGACAATAGGAAAACATGCGGCAGAAGCCTATGAACAAGTGAAGCGGCGCTCTGGAAAAGTGATGTTAACAGTGAAGTGGGACAAAAAAGACCAGATTGATGAGTAA
- a CDS encoding aspartate kinase, with the protein MGLIVQKFGGTSVGSVERILNVANRVIQEKEKGHDIVVVVSAMGKTTDQLVSLAEEITSKPSKREMDMLLTTGEQITISLLTMALQERGYDAVSFTGGQAGILTEARHGNARITKIEDDRISEELAQGRIVVAAGFQGKDENGEITTLGRGGSDTTAVALAAALKADKCDIYTDVTGVFTTDPRFISGARKLDGISYDEMLELANLGAGVLHPRAVEFAKNYNVALEVRSSMHDERGTLIEEESTLEENLIVKGIAFEDQVTRVSVCGLPNNLSTLSTIFSTLAEHGVNVDIIIQSLTDKENASISFSVKTNDLEETIEVLETHKSQLKFKKIESEKGLSKVSIVGSGMVSNPGVAAGMFTVLSNEGIQVKMVSTSEIKVSTVIEQEDMVRAVEALHEAFELSGQRASV; encoded by the coding sequence GTGGGACTGATTGTACAAAAATTCGGCGGAACTTCCGTGGGATCTGTAGAGAGAATTTTGAATGTTGCAAACAGGGTGATTCAGGAAAAGGAAAAGGGTCATGACATCGTGGTTGTCGTATCAGCGATGGGGAAAACCACAGATCAGCTCGTTTCACTTGCAGAAGAGATTACGTCTAAACCGAGCAAAAGAGAAATGGATATGCTGCTGACTACAGGCGAGCAGATAACAATTTCTCTTTTGACGATGGCTCTTCAGGAGAGAGGATATGATGCCGTTTCTTTTACAGGCGGACAGGCAGGAATCCTGACAGAAGCCCGTCATGGAAATGCGAGAATTACAAAAATCGAAGATGACAGGATCTCTGAGGAGCTCGCACAAGGACGGATTGTTGTAGCAGCCGGTTTTCAGGGAAAAGATGAAAACGGCGAAATTACGACTTTGGGCCGCGGCGGTTCAGATACGACAGCGGTTGCTCTCGCCGCAGCGCTGAAAGCTGATAAATGCGACATCTATACAGATGTGACCGGTGTTTTTACAACGGATCCCCGTTTTATTAGCGGAGCCCGGAAGCTTGATGGGATTTCCTATGATGAAATGCTTGAACTGGCAAACCTTGGAGCCGGTGTCCTGCACCCGAGAGCCGTTGAATTTGCAAAAAATTATAACGTAGCATTAGAAGTTCGATCCAGTATGCACGATGAGCGCGGAACGCTAATTGAGGAGGAAAGTACGTTGGAAGAAAATTTAATTGTTAAAGGCATTGCATTTGAGGATCAGGTCACAAGGGTTTCAGTATGCGGCCTTCCGAATAACCTAAGTACCCTTTCTACTATATTTTCTACCCTTGCGGAGCATGGAGTAAATGTGGATATTATTATTCAGAGTCTTACTGATAAAGAGAATGCGTCAATCTCCTTTTCTGTAAAAACGAATGATCTCGAAGAAACGATTGAAGTGCTGGAAACCCATAAGTCTCAATTGAAATTCAAGAAAATCGAATCTGAAAAAGGATTGTCCAAAGTTTCCATCGTCGGATCTGGAATGGTTTCCAATCCGGGGGTGGCAGCCGGAATGTTCACGGTTCTTTCGAATGAGGGGATTCAGGTGAAAATGGTCAGTACATCTGAAATTAAAGTTTCCACTGTCATTGAACAGGAGGATATGGTTCGTGCAGTAGAAGCTTTGCATGAAGCATTCGAACTGTCCGGGCAAAGAGCATCCGTTTAA
- the uvrC gene encoding excinuclease ABC subunit UvrC: MKDRIREKLALLPDQPGCYLMKDRQGTIIYVGKAKVLKNRVRSYFSGSHDGKTQRLVNEIEDFEYIVTSSNIEALILEMNLIKKYDPKYNVMLKDDKSFPFIKITGEQHPRLIVTRKIKKDKGKYFGPYPNVQAARETKKLLDRLYPLRKCNSMPDRVCLYYHMGQCLAPCVYDVTAETNRKMVDDISRFLNGGYKEIKSDLTDKMYKASESMDFERAKEYRDQIVHIEATMEKQKMSMTDFVDRDVFAYAFDKGWMCVQVFFVRQGKLIERDVSMFPIYNEPDEEFLTFLGQFYQQSSHFLPKEIMIPDSADAAMAEQLLNIRALQPKRGAKKDLLLLAHKNAKIALGEKFSLIERDEERTIKAIENLGEKIGISVPVRIEAFDNSNIQGTDPVSAMIVFIDGKPAKKEYRKYKIRTVTGPDDYESMREVVRRRYSRALKENLPLPDLIVIDGGKGQISAAKDVLENELSLEIPVAGLVKDDKHRTSNLMIGDPLELVTLERNSQEFYLLQRIQDEVHRFAITFHRQVRGKNAITSVLDEIPGIGEKRRKMLLKHFGSVKKMKEATVEQIKEAGVPYATAELIYEKLKE, translated from the coding sequence ATGAAAGACAGGATTAGAGAAAAATTAGCCCTCCTTCCCGATCAGCCAGGCTGCTACTTAATGAAAGACAGGCAGGGAACCATTATTTATGTCGGCAAAGCGAAGGTATTGAAAAACCGCGTCCGATCTTATTTCAGCGGTTCTCATGATGGGAAGACGCAGAGGCTTGTGAATGAGATAGAGGACTTTGAATACATTGTAACGTCCTCCAATATTGAAGCGCTCATTCTGGAAATGAATTTAATTAAGAAGTATGATCCTAAATATAATGTCATGCTGAAGGATGACAAATCTTTCCCTTTTATTAAAATTACAGGGGAGCAGCACCCCCGTCTCATTGTTACGAGAAAAATTAAAAAGGACAAAGGGAAATATTTTGGTCCTTATCCCAATGTTCAGGCTGCGCGGGAAACGAAAAAGCTTTTGGACCGGCTTTATCCGCTTCGGAAATGCAACAGTATGCCGGACCGCGTCTGCCTCTATTACCACATGGGACAGTGTCTGGCCCCGTGTGTTTATGATGTGACTGCGGAGACGAACCGGAAAATGGTGGATGATATCAGCCGGTTTCTGAATGGCGGGTATAAAGAAATCAAATCGGACTTAACGGATAAAATGTATAAAGCATCGGAATCAATGGATTTTGAAAGAGCGAAGGAATACAGAGATCAGATTGTGCATATTGAAGCGACAATGGAAAAGCAAAAAATGTCGATGACGGACTTTGTAGACAGGGATGTATTTGCGTATGCCTTTGACAAAGGCTGGATGTGTGTACAGGTATTCTTCGTCCGTCAGGGGAAACTGATCGAACGGGATGTTTCAATGTTCCCTATTTATAATGAACCCGATGAAGAATTTTTGACATTCCTTGGCCAATTTTATCAGCAGAGCAGCCATTTTTTGCCGAAAGAAATCATGATTCCCGACAGCGCCGATGCAGCAATGGCGGAGCAGCTGCTCAATATCAGGGCTCTCCAGCCGAAACGCGGAGCGAAAAAGGATTTGCTCTTGCTTGCCCATAAGAACGCAAAGATCGCCTTAGGGGAGAAGTTTTCCCTTATTGAAAGGGATGAAGAGCGGACGATCAAAGCCATTGAAAATCTAGGTGAGAAAATAGGGATATCCGTTCCTGTGCGAATTGAGGCGTTTGATAATTCCAATATTCAGGGAACGGATCCTGTTTCGGCCATGATTGTATTTATTGATGGAAAACCCGCAAAGAAAGAGTACCGTAAATATAAAATCAGGACAGTAACAGGACCCGATGATTATGAATCGATGAGGGAAGTCGTCAGAAGAAGGTATTCACGCGCATTGAAAGAAAACCTTCCGCTTCCGGATCTCATTGTGATTGATGGAGGAAAAGGACAGATTTCAGCGGCGAAAGATGTCCTTGAAAATGAATTGTCCCTTGAAATTCCTGTTGCAGGACTTGTTAAAGATGATAAGCACCGGACTTCCAATCTGATGATTGGGGATCCACTTGAATTGGTAACACTCGAAAGGAACTCGCAGGAGTTCTACCTTCTGCAGCGCATTCAGGATGAGGTCCACCGTTTTGCCATTACCTTTCACCGTCAGGTCCGCGGGAAAAATGCCATTACCTCTGTACTTGATGAAATTCCGGGCATTGGGGAGAAACGGAGAAAAATGCTGCTTAAGCATTTTGGATCAGTCAAAAAAATGAAAGAAGCTACAGTAGAACAAATTAAAGAAGCGGGGGTCCCTTATGCAACGGCAGAGCTGATTTATGAAAAATTAAAAGAATAG
- the trxA gene encoding thioredoxin: MAISHVTDQNFSAETGEGVVLADFWAPWCGPCKMIAPVLEELDQDMGDKVKIVKLDVDENQETAGKYGVMSIPTLLVFKNGEVVDKAVGYQPKEALAELLSKHA; this comes from the coding sequence ATGGCTATTTCACACGTAACGGATCAAAACTTTTCTGCTGAAACTGGAGAAGGCGTCGTTCTTGCAGATTTCTGGGCACCTTGGTGCGGACCTTGCAAAATGATTGCACCAGTACTTGAAGAATTGGATCAAGACATGGGCGACAAAGTAAAAATCGTCAAACTTGACGTTGATGAAAATCAGGAAACAGCCGGCAAATACGGCGTAATGAGCATTCCTACCCTGCTTGTATTCAAAAACGGCGAGGTTGTAGACAAAGCGGTTGGCTACCAGCCGAAAGAAGCTCTAGCTGAATTGCTAAGCAAACACGCGTAA
- a CDS encoding electron transfer flavoprotein subunit alpha/FixB family protein gives MARKVLVLGEVRDQSLRNVSFEAIAAGKIVSEGGEVVAVLIGDQVAGLAEEMIHYGADRVVTVEDEKLAAYTPDGFSQALMAVAEEEKPEGMVFGHTALGKDLSPKIAAKLNSGLVSDATAVEEAGGNIVFTRPIYSGKAFEKVIVTEGIVFASIRPNNIAPLEKDESRSGEVRSVAAEIKDLRTIVKDVIRKATEGVDLSEAKVIVAGGRGVKSTDGFNPLKELADVLGGAVGASRGACDADYCDYSLQIGQTGKVVTPDLYIACGISGAIQHLAGMSNSKVIVAVNKDPEANIFKVADYGIVGDLFEVIPMLTEEFKKMKVHS, from the coding sequence ATGGCAAGAAAAGTTCTTGTATTGGGAGAAGTTCGGGATCAATCATTGCGTAATGTATCATTTGAAGCAATCGCAGCAGGGAAAATCGTTTCAGAGGGCGGCGAAGTGGTTGCGGTTTTAATTGGAGATCAAGTAGCAGGCCTTGCTGAGGAAATGATTCACTATGGGGCGGACCGTGTTGTAACGGTCGAAGATGAAAAGCTCGCTGCCTATACACCTGATGGCTTTTCTCAGGCTCTTATGGCTGTGGCGGAAGAAGAAAAACCTGAAGGAATGGTATTCGGCCATACGGCTTTAGGAAAAGACTTATCTCCTAAAATTGCCGCAAAACTGAACTCAGGATTAGTATCTGATGCTACTGCCGTAGAAGAAGCGGGCGGCAATATCGTCTTTACCCGTCCAATCTATTCCGGTAAAGCTTTTGAAAAAGTGATTGTCACAGAAGGAATTGTTTTCGCTTCGATCCGTCCTAATAACATTGCACCGCTTGAAAAAGATGAGTCCAGAAGCGGAGAGGTTCGTTCTGTTGCGGCAGAAATTAAAGATTTGCGCACCATTGTGAAAGATGTGATCCGCAAAGCAACAGAAGGAGTAGACCTTTCCGAGGCAAAAGTAATTGTTGCCGGAGGAAGAGGCGTGAAAAGCACGGATGGGTTTAACCCTCTTAAAGAGCTTGCTGACGTTTTAGGCGGAGCAGTTGGAGCATCCCGCGGTGCATGTGATGCGGACTACTGTGACTACTCCCTTCAAATTGGACAGACAGGAAAAGTGGTTACACCTGACCTGTACATCGCATGCGGAATATCCGGAGCTATTCAGCACTTGGCGGGAATGTCAAACTCCAAGGTGATTGTCGCTGTTAATAAAGATCCGGAAGCAAACATTTTTAAAGTGGCTGACTACGGCATCGTAGGAGACCTTTTCGAAGTCATTCCGATGCTGACGGAAGAGTTCAAAAAAATGAAAGTTCATTCTTAA
- a CDS encoding electron transfer flavoprotein subunit beta/FixA family protein: protein MNIFVIMKRTFDTEEKISISSGKIQEDGAEFIINPYDEYAIEEAIQIRDAEGGEVTVVTIGGEEAEKELRTALAMGCDKAVLINTEDDLEDGDQFTSAKILSEFLKDKEADLILGGNVAIDGGSGQVGPRLAELLDIPYVTTITKLEIDGRKATVTRDVEGDSEIIETSLPLLITAQQGLNEPRYPSLPGIMKAKKKPLDELELDDLDLEEDDVEPKTKTIEIYMPAKKEAGKVLQGELDAQVKELVSLLRNEAKVI from the coding sequence ATGAATATTTTTGTAATCATGAAGCGCACGTTTGATACGGAAGAGAAAATTTCCATCAGCAGCGGAAAAATTCAAGAGGATGGAGCCGAATTTATCATCAACCCTTATGATGAATATGCGATTGAAGAAGCCATTCAGATCAGGGATGCTGAAGGCGGAGAAGTGACCGTTGTCACAATCGGCGGCGAAGAAGCAGAAAAAGAATTGCGCACTGCGCTTGCAATGGGCTGTGACAAAGCTGTGTTAATCAATACAGAAGATGACCTTGAAGACGGTGATCAGTTTACATCAGCAAAAATCCTTTCTGAGTTTTTGAAGGATAAAGAAGCAGACTTAATCCTTGGCGGAAACGTTGCGATTGACGGCGGATCCGGACAGGTTGGACCGCGCCTTGCAGAGCTTTTGGATATTCCTTATGTCACGACCATCACAAAGCTTGAAATCGATGGGCGCAAAGCAACCGTTACAAGAGATGTCGAAGGGGATTCGGAAATTATTGAAACCTCCCTCCCGCTTCTTATTACAGCCCAGCAGGGTCTGAATGAACCCCGCTATCCTTCACTTCCGGGAATCATGAAAGCGAAGAAAAAGCCGCTGGATGAGCTTGAACTTGATGACCTGGATCTGGAAGAAGATGATGTAGAGCCTAAAACCAAAACCATTGAAATTTATATGCCTGCCAAGAAGGAAGCTGGAAAAGTGCTTCAGGGAGAATTGGACGCACAGGTAAAAGAACTTGTCAGCCTGTTAAGAAACGAAGCAAAGGTCATATAA
- a CDS encoding enoyl-CoA hydratase, with protein MGYLSIQKEQYVASVKIDNPPANALGSYVLEELAGFIEEAEHDPSIRVILLHGEGKFFSAGADIKEFTTVKSGAEFSRLAAKGQQLFERIESFSKPVIAAIHGAALGGGLELAMSCHIRLVTENAKLGLPELQLGLVPGFGGTQRLPRYVGQAKALELMATSEPVSGTEAAKLGLANKAVPEEMLLHEAKQLALKMASKSPNTMKAVLELLSFGKSADFHRGMEREAVLFGEVFDKQDAKEGIQAFLEKRTPQFKGE; from the coding sequence GTGGGATATTTATCTATACAAAAAGAACAATATGTAGCTTCTGTTAAAATTGATAATCCCCCTGCAAATGCCTTGGGTTCCTATGTTCTTGAGGAATTGGCGGGATTCATAGAAGAAGCTGAACACGATCCTTCCATCCGGGTGATTTTACTTCACGGAGAAGGGAAGTTCTTTTCGGCTGGAGCAGACATTAAGGAGTTTACAACTGTGAAATCCGGTGCTGAATTCTCGAGACTGGCAGCAAAGGGACAGCAGCTGTTTGAAAGAATCGAAAGCTTCAGCAAGCCGGTTATTGCAGCCATTCATGGGGCGGCATTGGGAGGCGGCCTTGAACTTGCAATGTCCTGTCATATTCGTTTGGTGACAGAAAATGCAAAACTTGGCCTGCCGGAGCTGCAGCTTGGGCTGGTACCCGGCTTTGGCGGCACCCAGCGTCTGCCGCGCTACGTTGGCCAGGCGAAAGCACTGGAATTGATGGCGACGAGCGAACCGGTCAGCGGGACAGAAGCAGCGAAGCTTGGACTTGCAAACAAAGCGGTTCCGGAAGAAATGCTTCTTCATGAAGCAAAACAGCTCGCGTTAAAAATGGCTTCTAAAAGTCCGAACACAATGAAAGCGGTCCTTGAGCTTCTAAGCTTCGGGAAGTCAGCAGACTTCCATAGAGGGATGGAAAGAGAAGCCGTTCTTTTTGGGGAAGTTTTTGATAAACAGGATGCAAAAGAAGGAATTCAGGCTTTTCTTGAGAAACGCACTCCTCAATTTAAAGGGGAATAG